TACGAAAATAATCCAAAGAGGTGAAGGAATATGGCATTAACTCCATTAGATATTCAAAACAAGAATTTCTCTACGAAAATGAGAGGGTACAATCAAGACGATGTCGATGATTTCTTAGATCAAGTAACGAAAGATTATGAAGACGCACTTCAAAAAAATCGTGAACTTGAAAAATCATTAAAACATGCAGAAGAAAAATTACAATATTTCAATGAATTAAAAGATGCGCTGAATCAATCGATTATCGTTGCTCAAGATACAGCAGACAAAGTGAAAACGAGTGCGAATAAAGAATCTGAAGTGATTGTTACATCTGCTGAAAATACAGCAAATGAAATGATTTCATCTGCTGAAAAGCGCTCAAGTAATCTAATTACATCTGCGGAAGAAAAAGCAAAAGAAATATTGACTGATGCAACAGATCGCGCCCGTCAATTAGCTGCTGAAACGGATGATTTGAAGAAAAAAACACGTGTCTTCCACCAACGTTTAAGTTTGATGTTAGAAGCGCAACTGGAGCAAGTTAAGAGTGAGGAATGGAATGAACTATTGAAACCATTCTCTAGCTATGTAAGTGATTCACATACTGTTATCAAAGAAGTTTTGGCAAAAGAACTTGATAAGGATGAAGAAGTAGCTCCAACTTCGACCCCTGTTGAAACAGTAGATAAGCCAACACTTGAACAAGCTGCGATTGATCCAAAGGCAATGCTTGATTTATTAAATAAAAATCCTGAATAAGACTGTAAACAAATAGAACAGAAAAGTCAGTATCCATTCTTTAAAGCGAGTCAATGATAGTGAAAGATTGACAGACCCTGGTATTGAAAAGATCCTCTATTTTACTCAAATTTGAATGTAGTAGAATTTGACGACTGATTTCGTTAACAATCATAGAGGAGATAATTGATTTTAATTGATTATTTTAAATTTGGGTGGTAACACGAGTACTTTCGTCCCTTGGGATGAAGGTACTTTTTGTTTTGCTGTGAATCACCATAAGTTACTCTAAATCTCAGTTTTATAAATCACGAAGAACAAAGTGAATTGTAAAAACGCAGTAAAAGATGTTTGAAAGATAAGATTTGCCTGATGATTTATAGGAGTTAAAGTTTTAATCATAGAAAAGCTACGATTTGCTTTGCTAAAGTAGATATCGAACTAAATTACACGATACAAAGCAGTTGAATGTATAATCAATAGTTATAAATGAAAGTGAGGAAATAAAAAATGAAAATGAAAGAAACATTACAGTTGGGAAAAACAGCTTTTCCAATGCGTGGGAACTTGCCAAACCGTGAAGTTGAATGGCAAAAAGAATGGGAAGAACAAAAAATTTATGAAAAACGTCAAGAATTAAATGAAGGGAAGCCAACATTTGTTTTACATGATGGACCGCCATATGCAAATGGAAATATTCATTTAGGGCACTCTTTAAATAAAATCAGTAAAGACATTATCATCCGTTCAAAATCAATGTCTGGATTCCGTTCTCCTTATGTTCCTGGATGGGATACACATGGATTACCAATTGAGCAAGTATTGACAAACAAAGGTATCAAAAGAAAAGAAATGACTTTAGCTGAATATCGTGAAAAATGTGAAGAATATGCCCGCTCACAAGTGGACACACAACGTGAAGATTTCAAGCGTTTAGGTGTAGCGGGGGATTGGGAAAATCCTTATGTCACATTAGATCCATCTTATGAAGCTGCTGAAATCCGTGTATTTGGGAAAATGGCTGAAAAGGGATATATCTATAAAGGGCTAAAACCAATTTATTGGTCGCCATCAAGTGAATCTTCATTAGCAGAAGCCGAAATTGAATACAAAGATGTTAAATCGCCATCTATCTATGTGACATTCAAAGTGGTTGATGGAAAAGGTCTTTTAGATACAGATACATCATTCGTGATTTGGACAACAACACCATGGACACTTCCTGCTAACTTAGGAATTTCAGTTAATCCAGATTATCAATATGTTGTTGTTAAGGCTTATGGTAAAAAATATGTTGTGGCTAAAGACCTTTTAGATACAGTAAAAGAAGCAATTGGTTGGGAAGAAGTAGAAGTTGTGGAAACTATTTCAGGGAAAGACATGGAATATATGACTGCACAACATCCTTTCTATGATCGTACATCTTTAGTCATGTTAGGAGACCATGTAACATTAGATGCTGGTACTGGTTTAGTTCACACCGCTCCTGGGCATGGTGAAGATGACTATATCGTTGGTAGAAAATACAACTTAGATGTTCTTTCTCCTGTGGATAACCGAGGCGTATTCACTGACGAGGCTCCTGGTTTTGAAGGAGTTTTCTATGATAAAGCAAATCCTATGATTACAGCCTTACTTGATGAAAAAGATGCATTATTGAAATTAGATTTCTTTACTCATAGTTATCCACATGATTGGCGTACGAAAAAACCGGTTATTTTCCGTGCAACACCGCAATGGTTTGCGTCAATCGATAAATTCCGTCAAAATATTTTAGATGAAGTAGAAAAAGTGGATTGGATTTTACCTTGGGGAAAAACACGTTTATACAATATGATTCGTGACCGTGGGGATTGGGTCATTTCTCGTCAACGTGCTTGGGGTGTACCTTTACCAATCTTCTATGCAGAAAATGGAGAAGCAATCATTACACCAGAAACAATCGAGCATGTAGCAGAATTATTTGCTGAGCATGGTTCAAATATTTGGTTCAAACGTGAAGCAAAAGAATTATTGCCAGAAGGTTATACGCATCCTGGGTCTCCAAATGGTGTATTTACAAAAGAAAATGATATCATGGATGTTTGGTTTGACTCTGGTTCTTCTCATGAAGCGGTCTTACGTCAACGTCCAGAGCTGACGTTCCCTGCTGATATGTACTTGGAAGGTTCTGATCAATATCGTGGTTGGTTTAATTCAAGTATTACAACCAGTGTAGCAATCAATGGTGTTGCGCCTTACAAAGCTGTGTTATCGCAAGGATTTACTTTAGATGGTGAAGGACGCAAAATGAGTAAGTCACTAGGGAACACAATTGTGCCTGATAAAGTGATTAAACAAATGGGTGCGGATATTTTACGCTTGTGGGTAAGTAGTGTAGATTATGAAGCAGATGTACGTGTGTCAATGGATATTTTGAACCAAGTATCTGAAGTTTACCGTAAAATCCGTAATACAATGCGTTTCTTATTGGCTAATACAAGTGATTTTGAA
The DNA window shown above is from Enterococcus sp. 4G2_DIV0659 and carries:
- a CDS encoding DivIVA domain-containing protein is translated as MALTPLDIQNKNFSTKMRGYNQDDVDDFLDQVTKDYEDALQKNRELEKSLKHAEEKLQYFNELKDALNQSIIVAQDTADKVKTSANKESEVIVTSAENTANEMISSAEKRSSNLITSAEEKAKEILTDATDRARQLAAETDDLKKKTRVFHQRLSLMLEAQLEQVKSEEWNELLKPFSSYVSDSHTVIKEVLAKELDKDEEVAPTSTPVETVDKPTLEQAAIDPKAMLDLLNKNPE
- the ileS gene encoding isoleucine--tRNA ligase, whose product is MKMKETLQLGKTAFPMRGNLPNREVEWQKEWEEQKIYEKRQELNEGKPTFVLHDGPPYANGNIHLGHSLNKISKDIIIRSKSMSGFRSPYVPGWDTHGLPIEQVLTNKGIKRKEMTLAEYREKCEEYARSQVDTQREDFKRLGVAGDWENPYVTLDPSYEAAEIRVFGKMAEKGYIYKGLKPIYWSPSSESSLAEAEIEYKDVKSPSIYVTFKVVDGKGLLDTDTSFVIWTTTPWTLPANLGISVNPDYQYVVVKAYGKKYVVAKDLLDTVKEAIGWEEVEVVETISGKDMEYMTAQHPFYDRTSLVMLGDHVTLDAGTGLVHTAPGHGEDDYIVGRKYNLDVLSPVDNRGVFTDEAPGFEGVFYDKANPMITALLDEKDALLKLDFFTHSYPHDWRTKKPVIFRATPQWFASIDKFRQNILDEVEKVDWILPWGKTRLYNMIRDRGDWVISRQRAWGVPLPIFYAENGEAIITPETIEHVAELFAEHGSNIWFKREAKELLPEGYTHPGSPNGVFTKENDIMDVWFDSGSSHEAVLRQRPELTFPADMYLEGSDQYRGWFNSSITTSVAINGVAPYKAVLSQGFTLDGEGRKMSKSLGNTIVPDKVIKQMGADILRLWVSSVDYEADVRVSMDILNQVSEVYRKIRNTMRFLLANTSDFEPQEHAVAYEELRSVDKYMMVRLNQVIKEIREKGYEKYNFMQIYRSVMNFLTVDLSSFYLDFAKDVVYIEAEDNYQRRCMQTVFYQTAVALTKLLTPIIPHTSEEIWSFLKEEEDYVQLAEFPGYEEFANQQELLDTWAAFMDFRDDVLKALEEARNSKLIGKSLEAKVRIYPNEQVRQLLTAVDADVAQLMIVSGFEVATATDVVPESAITFENMSILVEKAEGETCDRCRAVRTDVGEHETLPHLCGRCATIVEENYPEAVAEGFEE